One window of Williamwhitmania sp. genomic DNA carries:
- a CDS encoding class I SAM-dependent methyltransferase — MQILAPHKGWNDYEMVDSGGFEKLERFGSYIVRRPEPQALWEKSLSDEEWKQMAHASFIRKQGKFNDDRGDWFPKPGMPEQWKIGYTHNELNFTMRLGLTSFKHVGIFPEQATNWDYIYEKTKAIEEEKPKVLNLFAYTGGASLAACAAGAETVHVDSIKQVVTWARENMELSGLNGIRWILDDALKFVEREVRRGNQYNGIILDPPAYGRGPNGERWVLQDSLADILNACSMLLKPTNSFLVLNLYSLGLSSIIAENLVNSHFGKPKNLEFGELYIPDRFKKNMPLGVFARFSR; from the coding sequence ATGCAAATATTAGCACCTCATAAAGGCTGGAACGACTACGAAATGGTTGATTCCGGTGGTTTTGAAAAATTGGAACGTTTTGGAAGTTATATCGTGCGTCGGCCCGAGCCCCAAGCACTTTGGGAAAAAAGTCTTTCGGATGAGGAGTGGAAGCAGATGGCCCATGCCAGCTTTATTCGTAAGCAAGGTAAGTTCAACGACGATCGTGGCGACTGGTTTCCTAAGCCCGGCATGCCTGAGCAATGGAAAATTGGCTACACCCACAACGAACTCAATTTCACCATGCGCCTAGGACTCACCTCATTTAAGCACGTTGGCATATTTCCCGAACAGGCAACAAACTGGGACTACATCTACGAAAAAACCAAAGCTATTGAGGAGGAGAAGCCCAAGGTGCTTAACCTGTTTGCCTATACCGGAGGTGCTTCGCTTGCGGCCTGTGCCGCAGGAGCCGAAACGGTACATGTGGATTCCATAAAGCAGGTGGTTACTTGGGCTCGCGAAAACATGGAGCTGAGTGGTCTCAACGGCATCCGCTGGATTCTTGACGATGCGCTTAAGTTTGTGGAGCGGGAAGTTCGACGAGGCAACCAATATAACGGAATTATCCTCGATCCACCAGCATACGGGAGAGGCCCAAATGGCGAACGATGGGTGTTGCAAGACAGCCTAGCCGATATTCTGAATGCCTGCAGCATGCTGCTCAAGCCAACTAACAGCTTCTTAGTTCTAAATCTTTACTCCCTTGGCTTGTCCTCCATTATTGCAGAAAATTTGGTAAATAGCCACTTTGGGAAACCAAAGAATCTTGAGTTTGGAGAACTTTACATCCCCGATAGGTTTAAAAAGAATATGCCGCTGGGTGTATTTGCGCGGTTTAGTAGATAG